A single Dunckerocampus dactyliophorus isolate RoL2022-P2 chromosome 2, RoL_Ddac_1.1, whole genome shotgun sequence DNA region contains:
- the si:ch211-284o19.8 gene encoding protein lifeguard 1, with product MSEQAETLVEPPFLDVSTIPTPPPPPYNEEEQQQLPPPYSEDLSGDPEAKGDTAESESSPDTKSESAPEVVPLYESPAFQDKAVRRAFVRKVFSILTLQLVFTFTVVCVFTFSDVIKKVVQANLWAYITSFCVFAVVAITLSCCKSFSRRHPWNIVGLAIVTISLSYVVGTMASYHNTRAVVITMASTLVISFTIIAFSAQARYELGICHGLLLILGVDLLMFGVFSTFYYSYIAEVCYGSLGALLYALFLMLDCQMMMGLMGHRLDPEEYVTAALMIYLDIMLIFIYLLGRR from the exons ATGTCTGAGCAAGCAGAGACGTTGGTCGAGCCCCCCTTTTTGGATGTGTCCACAATACCAACACCACCCCCTCCGCCGTACAATGaagaggagcagcagcagctgccGCCCCCATACTCCGAAGACCTGTCCGGAGACCCCGAGGCTAAAGGTGACACGGCGGAATCCGAGTCCTCCCCTGATACAAAATCCGAGTCGGCGCCGGAAGTCGTCCCGCTTTATGAGTCACCTGCTTTCCAGGACAAGGCAGTCAGGAGGGCATTTGTTCGGAAG GTGTTCAGCATCCTGACCCTCCAGCTGGTGTTCACCTTcacagtggtgtgtgtgttcacCTTTTCCGACGTTATCAAGAAGGTGGTACAGGCCAACCTGTGGGCCTACATCACCTCCTTCTGCGTCTTTGCAGTGGTCGCCATCACCCTCAGCTGCTGCAAGTCCTTCAGTCGCCGTCACCCCTGGAACATTGTGGGCCTG GCCATTGTCACTATCAGCCTGTCATATGTGGTGGGAACCATGGCCTCCTACCACAACACCAGAGCTGTGGTCATCACCATGGCGTCAACCTTGGTCATCTCCTTCACCATCATCGCTTTCTCCGCACAG GCACGCTATGAATTGGGGATTTGCCATGGTCTCCTGCTGATTCTGGGGGTGGACCTGTTGATGTTTGGCGTGTTCAGCACTTTCTACTATTCATACATCGCTGAAGTCTGCTACGGATCTTTGGGCGCTCTGCTGTATGCTTTG TTCCTGATGCTAGACTGCCAGATGATGATGGGACTGATGGGCCACCGCCTGGATCCCGAGGAGTATGTCACCGCCGCTCTGATGATCTATCTTGACATCATGCTCATCTTCATCTACCTGCTAGGGAGGCGGTGA